Proteins co-encoded in one Medicago truncatula cultivar Jemalong A17 chromosome 8, MtrunA17r5.0-ANR, whole genome shotgun sequence genomic window:
- the LOC11436579 gene encoding uncharacterized protein: protein MPLSDLETVCIREPTSSARCGVGISRSKRDLAPADYLFKIESYSLSMDTKMEKYESNAFQAGGHTWKLVLYPSGNSKRNGKGHVSLYLAIADTEKLSRGWEVYVNFKLFVLDYNCNNYLTIQDADGVVRKFNEMKSEWGFDQLISLEVLFDPCNGYLVEDSCVFGAEVLVIGHSAKSESLSMAVNTLPVKPPIGPPVEPPTYGSLTWRLQNLLTWAASDVVISKTFTVGDREWNLQVTPKGDSADGIRGKYLSLFLQLTDCERFPSNTTVNASFKLKILDQLHNQHYEKTENSSFCASHKQRGYSKFISLSELYEVKNGYFKDDDIILEVEILKMAIIMEPLAYENFTWKLENLSKFDWLKRNHSGPERHWKFEVHTKGVEAVSKKKGVDTDSIVGKYLALFVNLSETKKFQSNRTINLTLKCKILDQLRNKYYEKTENYSLLISDTQWLLSNVISLSELNLAENGYIKDDAIIMEVEISNISMV, encoded by the exons ATGCCGTTGTCTGATTTGGAAACTGTTTGTATCCGAGAGCCAACCTCAAGTGCTCGTTGTGGTGTTG GCATTTCAAGATCCAAGAGAGATTTGGCACCAGCAGACTACTTATTTAAGATCGAATCATATTCCTTATCGATGGACACAAAGATGGAGAAGTATGAGTCAAATGCTTTTCAAGCTGGTGGACACACTTG GAAGTTGGTACTCTACCCAAGTGGTAATTCAAAAAGAAATGGCAAAGGCCATGTCTCCTTATACCTTGCAATAGCAGATACTGAGAAGCTTTCTCGCGGTTGGGAGGTTTACGTAAACTTTAAGCTGTTCGTGCTTGATTATAATTGTAACAATTATTTGACAATccaag ATGCTGATGGGGTTGTACGAAAATTCAATGAAATGAAAAGTGAATGGGGTTTTGATCAATTAATTTCATTGGAGGTTCTCTTTGATCCATGTAATGGATACCTTGTTGAAGATTCATGTGTGTTTGGAGCTGAAGTTTTGGTTATTGGTCATTCTGCCAAATCGGAAAGTCTTTCTATGGCCGTCAACACACTTCCGGTGAAGCCTCCTATTGGGCCTCCGGTGGAGCCTCCAACATATGGCTCCTTGACTTGGAGACTTCAGAACTTGTTAACATGGGCCGCCTCTGATGTGGTCATCTCCAAAACCTTCACCGTTGGTGATAGAGAGTG GAATTTACAGGTTACTCCTAAAGGAGATTCTGCAGATGGGATCAGAGGCAAATATCTATCTTTATTCCTACAGCTAACAGATTGTGAAAGGTTCCCATCAAATACAACGGTGAATGCAagttttaagcttaaaattttaGACCAGCTTCATAATCAACATTATGAGAAAACAG AAAACTCTTCGTTTTGTGCTTCACATAAGCAAAGGGGATattcaaagttcatatctttaAGTGAACTCTATGAAgtaaaaaatggatattttaaAGACGATGATATAATCTTGGAGGTTGAAATATTAAAGATGGCTATAATCATGGAACCTCTAGCATATGAAAACTTCACTTGGAAACTTGAGAATTTATCAAAGTTCGACTGGCTCAAGCGAAACCACAGTGGTCCTGAGAGACATTG GAAATTCGAGGTTCATACTAAAGGAGTTGAAGCCgtttcaaaaaagaaaggagTTGATACAGACAGTATCGTAGGAAAATATCTAGCTTTATTCGTGAACTTATCAGAGACGAAAAAGTTCCAATCAAATAgaacaatcaatttaactttgaaGTGTAAAATTTTAGACCAGCTTCGTAATAAATATTATGAGAAAACAG AAAACTACTCATTATTGATCTCAGACACACAATGGTTGTTATCAAACGTGATATCTCTAAGTGAACTCAATCTAGCAGAAAATGGATATATTAAAGATGATGCTATAATCATGGAGGTTGAAATCTCTAACATATCCATGGTTTAG
- the LOC11426729 gene encoding hydroquinone glucosyltransferase, with translation MEQKTCIAMIPCPGLSHLIPFVEFAKLLVLHHNNFHVTFLIPTLGSPTPSTKSILNSLPPNIDFTFLPQINIQDLPPNIHIATQMKLTVKHSIPYLHQEVNKIVTCSKTNFVGLVFDLFSSDVIDIAKKFNLMSYIFATSSVISLQFCLNLPKLDESVSSEFMDTTKTFDIPDSNVSFKVKDFPDPVLFGRSSETYKAFLCACQRLSLVDGVIINSFTYLEHDAIKSIQDIICVYPVGPIIQRESKSKENKLECITWLNNKPSKSVLFISFGSGGALTHEQINEIAFGLESSGCNFLWVIRIPNKHSSSAYFSGSSKKGNFNYTLDDDPLNYLPLGFLERTKDQGLVVPSWAPQVEILSHSSTGGFLTHCGWSSSLEGLVYGVPMIAWPLFAEQRMNAAALTDVFKVAVRPKIDDEDGIVKGEEVARVIKIIMNQYSRDGEGLQLRKRIEDLRVEAAAAAVSEDGSSRRALSSLVLKWEERVTLRN, from the coding sequence ATGGAGCAAAAAACATGCATAGCCATGATTCCTTGTCCAGGACTAAGCCACTTAATCCCATTTGTAGAGTTTGCAAAACTACTTGTTCTTCATCACAACAATTTCCATGTCACTTTCCTCATTCCAACTCTTGGTTCTCCTACACCATCCACCAAATCTATCTTAAACTCTCTTCCACCAAACATTGATTTTACATTCCTTCCTCAGATCAATATCCAAGACCTTCCTCCCAACATTCACATCGCAACACAAATGAAACTCACAGTTAAACACTCTATACCCTATTTGCATCAAGAAGTTAACAAAATCGTAACTTGTtcaaaaacaaactttgttgGTTTGGTTTTTGATCTTTTCTCAAGTGATGTAATCGACATCGCTAAAAAATTCAACCTTATGTCTTATATTTTCGCTACTTCATCAGTTATATCACTTCAATTCTGTCTTAATCTTCCCAAACTAGATGAGAGTGTTTCCTCTGAGTTCATGGACACAACAAAAACATTTGACATTCCAGATTCAAATGTTTCTTTTAAGGTAAAAGATTTTCCTGACCCTGTTCTTTTTGGAAGATCAAGTGAAACATACAAAGCATTTCTTTGTGCGTGTCAAAGACTCTCTTTGGTAGATGGTGTCATCATCAATAGCTTCACTTATTTGGAACATGATGCAATAAAATCTATACAAGATATCATTTGTGTTTACCCTGTGGGACCCATCATTCAAAGAGAgtcaaaaagtaaagaaaataagttaGAGTGTATTACATGGTTGAACAATAAGCCTTCAAAATCTGTTTTGTTCATCTCTTTTGGGAGTGGTGGAGCACTCACTCATGAACAAATCAATGAGATAGCTTTTGGGTTAGAATCAAGTGGTTGCAATTTTTTGTGGGTTATTAGAATTCCAAATAAGCACTCAAGTTCTGCTTATTTTAGTGGATCTTCAAAAAAGGGTAATTTTAATTATACTCTTGATGATGATCCATTAAATTATTTACCATTAGGTTTCTTGGAAAGGACTAAAGATCAAGGCTTGGTGGTTCCATCATGGGCTCCACAAGTTGAAATTCTTAGTCATAGTTCAACTGGTGGTTTTTTGACTCATTGTGGTTGGAGTTCAAGTTTAGAGGGTTTAGTTTATGGTGTGCCTATGATTGCTTGGCCATTGTTTGCTGAGCAGAGAATGAACGCCGCAGCACTCACCGATGTTTTCAAAGTGGCAGTGAGGCCAaaaattgatgatgaagatgggaTTGTAAAAGGAGAAGAAGTTGCAAGAGTTATAAAGATTATAATGAACCAATATTCAAGGGATGGTGAAGGTTTGCAATTACGGAAAAGAATTGAAGATTTGAGAGTTGaggctgctgctgctgctgtgaGTGAAGATGGTTCCTCTAGGAGGGCACTCTCTAGTTTAGTGCTCAAATGGGAGGAAAGAGTAACTCTcagaaattga
- the LOC11429929 gene encoding hydroquinone glucosyltransferase produces MPGCRPIHGCDFPSTVQNRSSIVYKSFIYVCKMLHFADGIILNAFTNLEADTIKAVQKKEAKLPSIYLIGPIIQTDSSIKVRESEFFMGWLDNQPCNSVLYVSFGSGGTLNQEQIFELALGLELSGVKFLWVVRAPNKSPNGAYLKEMMKNKDVDPRGRNHASPYFKSNQCG; encoded by the coding sequence ATGCCTGGTTGCAGACCAATTCATGGTTGTGATTTTCCAAGCACAGTTCAAAACCGTTCGAGCATTGTGTATAAATCATTCATTTATGTATGCAAAATGTTGCATTTTGCAGATGGAATAATACTAAATGCTTTTACAAATTTAGAAGCAGATACAATCAAGGCTGTGCAGAAAAAAGAAGCTAAGCTTCCTTCAATCTACCTTATTGGACCCATCATTCAAACTGATTCAAGCATTAAGGTAAGGGAATCAGAATTTTTTATGGGTTGGTTAGATAATCAACCATGTAACTCTGTTCTTTATGTTTCATTTGGGAGTGGTGGAACATTAAATCAAGAACAAATTTTTGAGCTTGCATTGGGTTTGGAATTAAGTGGAGTTAAATTTTTATGGGTTGTGAGGGCCCCAAATAAATCACCAAATGGTGCTTATCTTaaggaaatgatgaaaaataaagatgttgaTCCAAGAGGTAGGAATCATGCTTCACCATACTTTAAAAGTAATCAATGTGGTTAA